TACGGGAACGAAAATCTATCGTCGGTATTATCGTCATTGCCATCGTCATTATCGACCTTGGCAAAAGCAGTAAACTCTATCTCAATTCGATATGTTCGATGACCGAGAAAGAGTAAAAGAAAGGTGCGAGAAAGGGAATTCACGGTCTCCCTCCACTATGAACAAATGCTCAAGTACCTTCTACTAAAATTGCCGATTAACATTATTCTCGCTAATGATCGATCGATTACGCGTGTGTCGGCAAACGAATGTGAAGAGAACAGCGGCagcattaatatttttcatatcaaACAGAACGCTAATTAATTATGTcgtcaaaaataaaagataatttgcTATAAACTAATTGAAGAGAGAAGGTAGAGAATGGCGCGTTATTGCGTCCAATCTTTTTCGTGGAAATACTTTACGAAATTGAATGACGTACTACatattttgagaaaaatgGACGATTATGAACTGCGCGCGTGTTATATCGGTCAATAATGAGACAgtacataaatttatacatagtCTAACGCACGGAAACTAAAATCGAATGTTACTATTGATGGATActtatattacgtatattgaCTTGGGTGTTTATCAGGTAAGATGTGTCGACGCAATATCGAAAGCACGATGATCGGTTCACCTGTCAAAGGGCGTGTGCTCGGCACAACGCCTTTACGAAGAAGGAAAGCGCGTGTCGTGCTTTAGCACGATTTCAAGCGGAAGCAGGCCAAATACATATTGTGCGCGAGAGAACAAGCTAAATCTACTACGCAATGTATCTCCGATTTCTCCGAACCATATAAGGGATCAAATATTGCAAGCAAATATTAGTTGTAACATCGATCCAGCACTTACGCGGTTAGTTGTCATATCAAGAAATTCCTATGTTCGATGAAAACAACTGCCAATACGTTAACTATCGTCTAGGTACAAAGTAGAACGAGATTTGaaactaattattttttcgattctttttaagcataaaatgtataatttcatcaCCAACTATACAACTAAGATGGCGGCAATTATCTTGTTCGTTAGGGCTGTCGCGTCGCGTGCGTCGCATCCGCTGTGAGCGGCAAGTGACTACCTTCAGACCACCTTTTTATCGTACTGGAATCTAACGAActttattaaaatgataattcGTTCGATAAACGAAACGATATGATGACGTACATCAAAGGAGAACGAGTCGAAACGAACGATTTCGACTacgaaaatgtaataaaacgaccaagttataagttatttCGAGCAACTTGTGAAAAAGATCAGGCGACTGCATGGCTACGGGGTCTACACGATCCGCGTTCAATTACACTTCGTATTATTTACGGGCGATATTTTAAAAGACATTGCGTGCAATGACCTCTGCTTCACTTGTACACACGCATATAATTACGTTTGAAAAAAGACTCACCTTTAGAGTGTTACAAACGGCCTAGAAAGTCGAGGCTTCGGCGTATTCAACGGCTCCCGTCCACTACGATCTCACAGAGTGCACTGGCGCAACGAGCGGAAGCCGCCATCTTGAACTGCATTCACTTGACGCTTTCCGTCCGTTCGAAATACACTTCTTTACCATTCCCGCCTTTTTTCAACTCTATCGACAAACTATTAATTCGCTTGCGTGCATTTGAcaaaatcaattattttacatttttctaaatatctttGCTATTCCTATGCTTCCTTTAAAATTCTGttctaatatatacataagtaGGTACACATTTTCAATTGATTAAATTGCATGCATTTACATTAGTATGATATTACCGAATCAGAAACAATTTAACATTCTTCTTTACATTTCAATCAATCGGTTACAATCgttgtttcaattaatttaaaagttatacaatttttctttttgcttgacatatttcttttaaatttgaataatgttaaaaattctGTTGGAACTCGCACCGCGTACGTTTATGCGCCATTTTCTTCAAGTACATGTACACTTATCGTAAAGTATGTTCCTGGATCACTAAAGTGTTTCGTAGTTCTATCGACCAATCGTTATCagtgatttttaaaatatccttGCAAAAAGATGCCCAAGTCGAAAAGAGATAAGAAAAGTAACGTTACGCTATATTATTCGATAGCTTTTATTTACTGTTTTATTACGAATGCATAATTTTCCCAGACTAACCTAAAAATGCCTCACGTGTCTCCGagtaattgataaatttgtatttcacaGTATCTCTTACGAAAACAAATAAGAAAGGCCTTGCTTTGAAACAACAAATTGTGGAGGATGTTAGAAGTTGCGTTGAGAAATATGACAGGATATTTCTTCTATCCGTACATAATATGCGCAATAACAAACTTAAAGATCTACGATCGGAATGGAAAGACAGTCGGTTTTTTTTTGGTAAAAACAAGGTGATAGCGCTAGCTTTCGGTAAATTACCGGAAACCGAAGCTGCAGAAGGTCTTCATAAATTATCATTAGCATTAAGAGGACAATGCGGTCTGCTATTTACAAACAGGAGTAAGAAGGAGGTATATATTtgtctattaaaatattaatataaaatattaagtttGTATCTATTTGTTTGTATCTTGTTAAGGTATTGGATTGGATGGAAGAATATGAAGAAATAGATTATGCTAGATCTGGATTTATTGCTCAAGAAACTATAATGTTACCTGAAGGGCCAATGCCAGAGTTTTCGCATAGTATAGAACCTCATTTAAGACAATTAGGAATGCCCACAGCTTTACAGAAGGGTGTGGTAACATTAATCAAAGACTATATTGTATGTAAAGAGGGTCAAACGTTAAATCCAGAACAAGCAAGGATTTTggtaaagatatttttctatatttcatgTTACATGTtaaatacaatgaaataaTCGTTTGTTCCTGTTACAGAAATTACTTGATAAACCATTGGCTACCTTTAAATTGATACCGTTAGGTATATTTTCCAAGAAACATGGATATAAACAACTTATATCTCAACATGATGTTAAAGAAAATATGGAGGAACAACAAATGGACATAGaggaaacagaaaatattgataatacatgaaatataaaatacaacagactaatttttatatgtaggTGCTTTCTTCTACCTTCCTTCCTTCCACACATTTACTCATTTGCATGCACACATACACGTACAAACAACGATatagaattgaatttttcaacttacacattttgttaaaagaaaaaaaaaagaaagaaacatatGAACATATCAATTAGAcacatatacattttttgaaaCAACTGATGTAAATTAGacataaacatatttttaaaacctCAAAATTATGAAATCTCCTTTTAACTATTGtctgtttatttaaatcacttaatgaaacaaaatgatGATGCTAcctctatatttttctatattttggaTTGTTGGAATTGTATGGGTAAATCATAAAATCGTTAACCTATGACATAGATATCAAAAACAACAAAAtctgaatttaatttatttttaattatctaccTATATAGACGATTTATTATTGGTGCTCCGAAAATCCttgtaataataatcgtaAGATGACTTTTAATGTAAATTCTGATACTAGAAGTAGTacgatatcgatcgattctTCGGATGTATCTGACAatgatgaaattttgaaacgtaATAGAAAGGGATTAAAATATCAGGTGTATATCaacaaattcaattattaaatttaaaaaaatttatataatgtattaatatagtattacggctaATTACGTTGTTTCGTTACCTATTTCATTATTGATTACAGACTAAAACGCGTTGGCCAAGCAGAACTTCGataaatgaaatgtaatatGGACATGCAGAATTTCTATCATTGACGACATCCTTCCACTAATATAATTTGGCTGTGAAAAGAATAAACCTATAAAActtgaattatttaacaaaacgattagttttttattactttgttatttatttgttttaaaagcTACAAGGTATATATCATTGTTACATATGTATTCATGTTTAGTTGCAGAATACTGAgcaatatcaaataaattacatgGAAACTTTGAAATTACATAATACAAGACACATCACAAAACATGTGACAAAATCTACTGAATTTTATAACCTGTTTGAAAGTATTAGATCATTATGTgatgatattatattaactataacgataaaaataacgtaatatgcaaatatatagCGACATACATTAATAtggtatatattataaaacaagaGATATTTTATCCAATGAGTAGCAGTAtcctataaaattttattcattacgTAGAAACATGATCTAGTGTaaaattgcttttattttataagtatTCGCGTCTAGTTAAGCAATATTCATATTAGTTGCAGGAATAAgcattcgaaatttaattttgtatttaaattattgctagggaatgctttcaataactagtaatttatgtatattcatTGAGTACAAATTCAAACATAACTTCTAactttttttatgtttattataaatattatgtaataccTATGAAACATTACTGATATTATGTATACTTATTACAAAAAACATACACacaagtaataataaaataaaattgatggaaaatcataaatttaaaataaaatttaaatttatttgtactcTAAAAGTAAATGAGCTCAAGAgaagcaataaaataataccaaaaattaaatacatttgacttcatatatatatatatatcataccaaaataataacatagtaataaaatagtaataataataaacctaATAACAATCAATATACATTGCTTTGCTATTACAAAGTGATAGCAAACTTATGACAAAGACTTGTAAATGGtacagaaaaaatattgtcatttcctgtattacttttttcttatagttcattctccttttttcgtgtttccttccttttttttctgaGAAATAGTTCATAACCATCCAGGAAATGTTTTtgcattaaattaaatgtcaTTAAAATACAATACTGCACCGTCAAGTAATTTGCATCTACTAACACTATCATTGTGTGGTTAGCGTCAGGATATCGATCTTCTTTACTAtaactttttcaaataatatatctCTAACGTCATATTCTTAATAGTACACatttaaaatacgaaatatagtctaaactgaaaatattttcggtTCTATTTTCTTTGGTGGAACGCAATTATATCCTTGCATGTTACTGACAATagttaagaaatattaagacCGTCACTTTCTCTCATGTTATTATGGTATTTTCATTAACAGAAAACGGCAATCTATACTACTTTACTAACACCCTTTATACTTAACTATCTTTAGATGATACAGTTTGAAAGACATAGGCATAGAATATGTTGCTatcaaaaaaagaagaaactgaaAACATTTCAACAACatgtttacgttataaaatgaaacttgTACATAGTTTGAAAAAACAGTAGCTTCGTATATGAAACTATATAGAAACATCAGATAGAAACATTTCTCATTGTTAGTGCAAATAACGAATTCACTTTTCTACACTGTTATCGTCCTGACCTCGTTAGTAAGTTGTTCGAATTATATCACAATGCACAAATGATTACGTTCTAGAATATGGCAATTTCACAGCACATTAATGTAACAGAGAtctcatataaaaataaataagaattaatttaacaaaatgttcgataaatatattagctgaaataatatataaatatctaaataatattataatacactAGATTTTTATATGCTAGAATAGTTACGGTTAAACGTTTCTAAAAGccagaaattttttatgaaattaaacgaGATGTATAGTGCAAAAAATGGTAGCAGAGATacgaattacgttatactgttTTCTGTTAATAATAAACGGAACTTTCTAGCgtgagatattttatataaacgcATTAATGAATCATTTTTCACACATGTTTATCAGCATATCGAAATTACTCATAGGTATCATAAATGTTTTCAATTATCGACCAacaacataatatatatttagtggAATAATCTACGGATTATCTGAAGCACAGCGTGTAAGCGATCTGCTTTGAACTCTTCTTGAAGCGTATTATGACGTGATGAGTCctttaattatgtatattgaaGCACTCGTATCGTGCTCTCTAAATGAtaattttgctataaattatattgaaaattaatttaatgtctTTGATAACTGACAACATAGTCCTATTACACTATGAGAATTGGAATGTGTTTAAATTCAATTGTAAAAGACAGATTACCTTTCTTACACACTGATccatgtattatttataaatgatgataaattacttttatatgtatttagtgTTCTTTAGAATCTTGCATTCGACAAACAAAACACGACTACTAAGCCTACATCACGGTGTAAATCTACTTCCGAGTCTCATCTATTTGAAAGTCAAGAACACTACGTCTGAATACGTCCTATAccatatgaaatataaaagatgatTAATAGAATTGATTATTAtcgaattacaaataaaatgtatcCATTTCTTCTGCAgagtaaatttgtaaaatattttcacttaGGTAATTTGTTTTTGAGCGTAAAGTTCTTCAAGCGATGGTACTTCTGGTATTGGGTCTCGCCAATACGCGAAATTACTAAATTCATCCGCAGCCTCTTCTCGCCATGCTGGGAAAAGATGGTCAACAATAAAGCTCATGTTTGAATatctgaaaaaataatatgaataaattaaatgtatcGGGTTTATCATAATACTATTATAATACTATTCTGCATgtttgctaaaaaaaaaaatcgggaAACATATAATCTAGGGTAAACGTCAAATGCATCGTTCCATTATAGAAAATAAGCTACTATATGTATcgcattattatacatatgcatataacgaataaaattctgCCGAAACAATTCCATTTCGTCGTGGCCCTAATAATAGTTTCATTTTAGCATAAATATActtatgtatatgtgtatgtacatatatattagaaTGGCgctatatttagaaattaaaaattaatttaagctTGCTGTTAAGGAAGAACGTATGTAGTATGTTTGCAAGTATTAATATGAACTGCTTGATCACTTGATCAAAGATCTTTTTAAACAATAGCTCTTAtgcatatttttgttttagttTTTGAAATTCAAAAGCTCGAAGCTATATGATTAAATTCAGCAATATAGAAACAATTCTCCTGTATCACTCGTttgtaatgttaataaaaaagcCTAATGTATCGACACAGTTGTCGCGCACAGTTGTATCTACACAGAACTTTGTCGTACATATGAGTAATATGTTCGAAGTACTTGGTTGAATGTTCGTGcataaacaaaaagaaagtaaaaactAGTTTACCATACACACACTGATAATACATCTaggatttttatttcgtaagaGTTTTACGCGCATAAAACATGATTATCGTATATGATTCAAGAGACAATTATTAATGTCAGTGAAAGTTTCATCTCATCTGTGTAACATTTAAGGTGATGAATCTACATTAAGGCAGCTGTGGATGAATGAAAATGGAAATGATAAGAAGCAATCATGTAATAACCAGTGCTTACCCTATAAGAATCATAAGAAGATAGGTAGGAGTTCTTGCACAACCAAATACCTCAAAGCATACTAGCAATGtcaaactaaagaaataagttaaatttctacttttaagagaaaataaataaaataaaaaaaaaggaaattgccATTGGAAAAATTTAACTGCGCTTCAACAATTTGTGGTATACATCATtatgaaagatatatatatatatatatataaaactatatatataactattataTCGAGATATATtgtgtaatatgtaaaatatatcttgATTCAccataatatgaaatttctatgAGACTGCAAATATCACTATATTTGCTGAGGAAATTCCGAGTATAGAATACTATTCCTATTACGAGATAGCAAatctatatgtatttaaaaaaaggacCAATGGCACAAATATATTGTTTTGTATCTAGACCATTATCACGACATTATCAATGggattaatagaaaaaaacaGCTACGGTTGTGCCGCCATCAGTAGGTGTTTCACATGGGCAGTGGCGGGAACAACTCATTGACGATATCGCACTGACATGCGTAACTGCAATCATAGAAATATCCGACCTATCAATATCTCTTTCTCAATAacaaattttccttttctgtaaaatatcttctctttttcttactAACTGGATGAGATACAAATACCGAATTCTTTTCATAtcaaaattatgaataatgctatttaacaaattaatctTTATTCATTTAGGAAAAGCTTAGCGTACATTCGCAATTCCTAAAAGCAACGTATGAAGATGCAACATAATATACGCATTTGTCTTTAGAATAACATGttcaaattattttgcaattttgtataaaaaaacataaaaatattaattaaatactgATACGCTAATAAACTGCTTAAAGGATCGATTACATTGAGCACTACATTAGCGTGTCTGTTTAACTACTAATACAATAATGAAAGGATAGAAATTGGCAAAAAAGGCAAATACTTACGAAGATTGGAATGTTTGCGTCAATTCGTGTTTTAATTCGCCTCTATGGTTTATAGTAAATATACGCATAGTTGGAATTCCTACAGCTCGATACGCCCAAACGTcctagaagaaaaaaaaaaaaagaaacaatcaaaataatcaaaaagATATATACTATGTAATAATTCGGTAGAATATTTTGGGAAGCTActgtaaattaaaagaaatatttacattaattcGATTTCCGTAACCAGCATAAAATGGCTTCGAACCTTCTGGGAATAAAGCTTGAATATCACTAAGACAGGATATCTTAAATTCTTCAGGTTTTCTCTCTATAACTTCACGATGGAATGCTGAAATTAAGCTCGTTGGATTTAAAAGCAATGGCCCTTCAGGGAGTGATAAATCTCCTTGTCTAATgcttttcaaatattctctCGTAACTTTGGCTTGTCCAATGGCCCTTGCAGAAAGATACAGCAATTTGTAaccattatttttaatttttgtaaataactgAGCAACACCAGATTGAGCCCAATCTTTGCCAACAATTGGCAGAATGTGACCTAGTACATCAGATTTTGTAATAGTTCCATCTATATCGGAGATAACAATTTTATCATCCCATCTCCACTTGTAAATATGACATTTACAACGTGTTGTGCCCTGATAAGCTGTAGTTACACTAAAAACTACTTCGTTAGCTCCATCTTTCAAATTAAGACTTGCCTGTAACAAGATAACAAACTCAGCATtgatacacacacacacaaagtataagaattcgaaaattttGTCTGTGTTAGAATGTTGTAAAAATCTTTTACATACTATCTGTGCTGATGACAATCTCAaagttttacgatatttctCAGTAGATTCATAGTACGATCTTCTCTCTTTAGGTATTTTGACTCCTTGTGACTGGTTTTGATTACTATCAGAATCTTCGCTACCGCTATAACCTTCACCCTCTCTGTCGCGATTTTTCTCAATCTTGGCGATATCTTCCGTTAATTTTGCAGATTGCTCTACCGTTTCCGTCACCGTCGTTATAGAATCTACATTCTGGTCAATCTTTAATTCCCTACTTGCAGTTTCATCAACTGGAGTATTTTCTTTGGTTTCCATCTGTTCCGATTGTACAACGACTCCATCAGCTACAATACGCAGGAGAAGATAATTtagattattttacatatcacTTGAAAAATgctgaataaaattaaacgggAAACCATCTTACTTTGACTAAGGTCTTGAGACTTTTTGGTTGGTTGTGCAGAACGTCTCCATGAAAACCACGAACTATAACCACTACGGCTTTCGGGTTTGTCACTGctttcttgttttttctctTCGTGCATTGGTAACGACATACATTGagcatataaattttctattgtaCTTTGTGGTAAATGTCTTTGGAATACAGCGTAAGTCATTACAATCGGGCAAGCGGCCGCCCAATTATAgaattttccattaatttttacaactAAATTTggattttcatataattttggaTCTGAACAGATATCTTCGAAATGGAGCAAATTTTGATGGAAAACTTCTTTGGATGGGCCAGTTTCAGAATCTAAACCACCGCATAAGGATAAACTAATATTCATACTGCCGTCAAATATAGAATGTTTTGGTTCCTCGAAGTCACTATCCAATGACTTTGGTCCACCGATAGCTCCTTCGACGCTGTTAGGGCTTTGTGGCAAGCTTGGTCCATTGCCTGATTCTGTATCTTCTTCGTCTACTCCTTTCCCATCTACAAACATGATAATTAGAGTAATTAcacattttatacaatttatcaaAACAAATTGTTTACTTTTAACCGCTGCTTGGGCTCTGTGAGAGGAAGGAAAATAGAGAGCTGCAACTTCCGGGTCCAGTTCGTCAGCGTTAAGATCACTAAGATAAATCCCTTCTGACTCTGGATTACGTCTTACACGAGAAGTTTTCCGCATAAACGACAACATACCACTGAGCATAGATCGGTGTGCTTCCACTGTTATCGAAACAATGGTTGATTAGTCTAaagtgtataaaattatatttatatataaagacACGTTTTAAAAGATAAGATCAGTCTATTAACTGATCaagcaaaatataatatttcatgctttttatttttacgatttttatctttacgtttcgatattttttgtcttttttctgTTAATTGTACTAACTACTATTCGGTTGATTAACAGCATTTGATGAACTCAATGAACTTCTGTGAGGTGCGTGTGTGGATTCTGGAGGCAAACTGGGCAATTCACCCCATCTCCAACTCTGTTGATGACTtttatcttcttctctttcagcATCTTCTTGCGTTATTTTACGCATTTCAAACTCTGTGTCAGACTGAACAGGTGAACATGGCCTGGAATCCTGATTCCTATTAAATATGATGACAATAAAAGggtaaacaaattaattttacatgtAAATAGTCATTATACATACACCTTTCtcataatttctataatattatatataattatatatacatatatgtacaatcATATATAACTTTAACATTTATACATACTCGTAGGcacaataatacaataatacacAATCTATTCAATGGCAAActtactttgtaatttcagTATCACTGAAGAAATGGAAGTCTGTTTCGGGACGTTTATCTGTTGTTTCCTGAGATGAAACTATAGGTTCATCTTTTCTCCCTAATTCTACAGCTGGATTTGAATCCTTCAATATCTTTAACTGATACACATGTCAAAATAAGCAATACTAAATCAATAGATgagtaattaatttgaaatgcaAGTATTAAACTTACAGATTCGGTAAGAATTTCATCCGGAATAGACGCGTCGTTCTCGCTTATTTCCGTCTGGCTACTACTACCATTGCTAGTCTTTCTCTGagatcctttttttttcaaaatgcTTTTCCTCTTCCGTTTCTTCTTACTTGCATTGGTATTGCTTTTGTTTTCTTCGACACTCGCgtcctttgaattttttttactcATGGACACGTTCGATTCGTCACTCGATTTTTCTCTACTACCGCTACTTTGCACATCCTCCGTAATTGGTCTAAAATCATTCTTCACAACGCTAATTTTACGAATTCTTTCGGACGAAGTTACAGCTACAAAAGATTTAGGAGCGGACGCAGTTGTACACATTTCATCATCATTAATACCATCcatgttaaaaatttcttcctcGCCTTTTAAGGAATCTCgtgtttctcctttttcttctttccagtCGCTTAATAGAGCTTTCTCAAACTTTTGTCTCTGTTCTATAGGGAGTTCTGGGAAATTTTCTTTGAACaatctttctttatcttcgCTTTTTAAAGCAGAATATTGTTTGCAAATTAGTTGTTGCTTTTGGACTGCAGAGATATCACCAAAATTATCCTTGAgtatttcttctctctcttctgaAGTTAAAGCAGCAATTTGAAGCCACTTTGCACGGTGTTCCAATGGGAGATCAGAGAATTGTTCGATTaagaatttttctctttcatccGGAGGCAAAGCTGACATTTGCTCCCATTTCTCTCTTTCAGTAGACAAGATAGATTCTATAAGGATTTTATCTGTTTGCTCTGGAGGAAGATcagaaagaatattaaatctaGACGATGGGAAACAATTGTCTTCAGGGATAGGGGAACAAGCCAAATGAGGTGGAATTTCAGCGTCAGTCGGTGAACCATGAGAACTAACTTCCTCGACGAAAAAAGCTTCCCCAGAATCTCCTAATTTCATATGGATTTGTCTAGGTTCTCCATCTATTTCTATATCCACCTGTTAacagaatatgaaaaataaattattttttctctgtGGTTGCTCTTACATATCCTGAGCATTTGAATtggcaaataaaatttacaaaaactactcagtattatttaaaacactACAAAGGTAAGATTTGAATATATAACAAACAAAATACGAGACACGATGTTATAACAAAGATTTCAGaagtttctaaaaaattatctttgaaaaatatttgaatcgaCATGAGataaaaacgataaaagatacgagataaatatgaaacaaaaactATGAGAAGCTTACTATTTTTTCTCTGGAACGAAGTACTCCGAGCTTTCCAAAGCGAACGTGAAAAGGTGAGCAAGTAAAGGATCCATCCGGTTGTTCAACAACGATGACATCGATAGCACCGGTCAGCGTTGCTGCATTGATCTCATTGTAGAAAACGCGAAAGTTACTTATGAACTTGCCAATGTAGTTCATACTGTACATTGTACACTAACGTATAGTCTCAAACCACtctaaaaatgtatttccGTTAGGATATTTCACCGCGTTGCAGTGATGCGTGTGTGACAAGATACTTGAAAGTTGCCGCGACACTGAACACCCGTATCTGTTTAAAGGTCTTTCGAGAAGAAAGACATTGTGTCCGGAAATATCGGATTTAAGGAACGACTTAACCACATCGAGACATTGTTTTTCAATGGCAACcgtaaaattgagaaaattcgCTGTTTCTTGCTCGAGCGAGTCGAAAACTGCAACCGAATCGCCTTTCAAtcaaatgaaacaattttcaacgaCTCACAGAATACAACCGTCGCTGTTACGAGTTACAAGACAGTCGAGAACTGTCAAAAATTTGTAGCCGGGCAAATACTTCGATTACAAATTTATGGTCAGTTTATCGTGGAAGTTACGCATCGAAATTAACGACTAGACGAATACACgttgaaaattagaaaattgttcgTCTATTCAACAGAATACGCTTTCGTAATTCGGCTAAAACTTGAATTCTTTGTTCTTGAGAATACTTCAGTAAGGAACTCAGCCGACTACCAGCAGACGGTAGCCCAAATTGACGTTAGAACAGGTCACGTGTCCAGACCTGGCCAATCCAGGTTCCGATACACATCGGTCAATAAGACTCAACGTCACGTGACCTCCTGGGAATCACGATGTACCGCGTCCTTTAAATGCTTTTACTAGATCTGAAAGCACAAAGACACAACATACGATtacgaatttaattatatctagGTACATTCTCTTTGAATTAAGTTTTGAAGGAGACTAGCGTAGCGTTACGTTTATTTTTGTCGAATCGGTTTATCGTTACCCTCGAAACATTGATCGTCGAAGCTTTGTTAAGCATTGATTATACGTTTTCATTTAAACAATGAGAGTATTTTAAACATTGAACTTtgctcgaataaaaatttgcgATACACGtgtaaatttaacattttaacgCATATATACTAGTCATTTTGCGTAACATTGTTAAGTAAGATTGC
Above is a genomic segment from Bombus fervidus isolate BK054 chromosome 4, iyBomFerv1, whole genome shotgun sequence containing:
- the Lpin gene encoding phosphatidate phosphatase LPIN isoform X1 produces the protein MYSMNYIGKFISNFRVFYNEINAATLTGAIDVIVVEQPDGSFTCSPFHVRFGKLGVLRSREKIVDIEIDGEPRQIHMKLGDSGEAFFVEEVSSHGSPTDAEIPPHLACSPIPEDNCFPSSRFNILSDLPPEQTDKILIESILSTEREKWEQMSALPPDEREKFLIEQFSDLPLEHRAKWLQIAALTSEEREEILKDNFGDISAVQKQQLICKQYSALKSEDKERLFKENFPELPIEQRQKFEKALLSDWKEEKGETRDSLKGEEEIFNMDGINDDEMCTTASAPKSFVAVTSSERIRKISVVKNDFRPITEDVQSSGSREKSSDESNVSMSKKNSKDASVEENKSNTNASKKKRKRKSILKKKGSQRKTSNGSSSQTEISENDASIPDEILTESLKILKDSNPAVELGRKDEPIVSSQETTDKRPETDFHFFSDTEITKNQDSRPCSPVQSDTEFEMRKITQEDAEREEDKSHQQSWRWGELPSLPPESTHAPHRSSLSSSNAVNQPNSMEAHRSMLSGMLSFMRKTSRVRRNPESEGIYLSDLNADELDPEVAALYFPSSHRAQAAVKNGKGVDEEDTESGNGPSLPQSPNSVEGAIGGPKSLDSDFEEPKHSIFDGSMNISLSLCGGLDSETGPSKEVFHQNLLHFEDICSDPKLYENPNLVVKINGKFYNWAAACPIVMTYAVFQRHLPQSTIENLYAQCMSLPMHEEKKQESSDKPESRSGYSSWFSWRRSAQPTKKSQDLSQTDGVVVQSEQMETKENTPVDETASRELKIDQNVDSITTVTETVEQSAKLTEDIAKIEKNRDREGEGYSGSEDSDSNQNQSQGVKIPKERRSYYESTEKYRKTLRLSSAQIASLNLKDGANEVVFSVTTAYQGTTRCKCHIYKWRWDDKIVISDIDGTITKSDVLGHILPIVGKDWAQSGVAQLFTKIKNNGYKLLYLSARAIGQAKVTREYLKSIRQGDLSLPEGPLLLNPTSLISAFHREVIERKPEEFKISCLSDIQALFPEGSKPFYAGYGNRINDVWAYRAVGIPTMRIFTINHRGELKHELTQTFQSSYSNMSFIVDHLFPAWREEAADEFSNFAYWRDPIPEVPSLEELYAQKQIT